The region TAGGCCAGATTCAGATGAGGTGAGAAACATGGGAGGCAAAACTTCCCAAGCTTCAGAAAGTTTAGATTTATATTTGGCAATATTATCTTCTAGCTTTCTTTTCTTTGACTTATCAGCCTTAGTAAATATGATAGAAAAAGCGAGCTGGTTTTCGGCCAATTGCTCCATAAACTCCATATCGATTGCCAATGGCTGATGGCGAGAATCAATTAAAACATAAATATTCATTAGATTCTTACGCCCAAGTAAATACTCGCTAATCATGGCTTCCATTTTCTTCCTAACGGCTATAGGCATTTTAGCAAATCCATAACCAGGCAAATCCACTAAATACCAATTCTCATTAACTAGAAAATGATTAATTAGCTGAGTCTTTCCAGGCGTGGAAGATGTTTTGGCTAGCTTTGACTTATTACAAAGCTTATTAATTAATGAGGATTTCCCCACATTTGATCTTCCAATAAAAGCATATTCTGGTTTTTGGTCAGGAGGGCAATGTGACACTCCTGTACTACTTTTTAAAAACTCAGCGCTATTAACGATCATATTCGATTTCTCCTCATTGCTTTTATATTATGTGAAATTTTTGCAATATAACTTTGCAAGTAACGCTTCTTCTTCTTTTCATACAAATCATCCACTGTTATCATCATCCCTGTTTCTTCAACATACCCGAACTCATCATTCACTGCAGTACCAAAAGTTCTCATGGTTGGAGATAAATTTAAATAGGCATTAAATAGTGGCGGAATATTTTCTTTTCTACTCCTAAGATTCTTAACTAATATTTTATAGTTTTCTTCAAAAGTATTACCAATAAATATAGCCTCCAATTCCTCTTCACTGGCCTCTAAAGCTAATGGCGCATGAGCCACTAAAAGTTTGTCTTTATCTGGAAAGAAATTATAGAAGAAATACAAAAGAATATCTCTGGCTTCCTTATCATAATCTGTATACATGGTCATTTTTCCGAACAGATACTTTACACCTGGAGTACCAACAACCATGGCTCCTATCCCATCCCAAAGATTATCCAAAGAGTATAATCCCTTTTTAAGATTAAATGTTGGTTGATAATTAGGCTGAACAAAAGAACGCCCGAGTTCTATACTATGAGGCAAAAAATCATCAATAAATTGCTGTGAGAACCTGTATAAATGAGAAGTTGCGCTTTTTACATCGGTGCCATTCACCTCGATATCTCTTCCATGGATAAAACGATATCCACCAACAATTTCTTTGTCTTCAGGATTCCAAACTATCAATTGCTGGAAAGGTTTTTCTAATGTATCATACTCGTCAACATCTAATTCACAACCCGTTCCCCCACCAGCATCTCTAAAAGTAATCTCTCTTAACCTACCTACCTCACGCATTAAGTGTGGAGAATCATGGGCAGTAAATACATAAATTTGATTCCCTCCATTATTCGTATCTGCTAGATATTTATCCGCAGTTAATTCAGCATCAATTAAGGCTCTATCAACCTTAGGTATTATGGTTTTCATTTTTATCTTTTTTTATTTTGCATGCTATAAACCACCTCTTTTACTTCTTTTGCCCATTCAATATCGGACTTAGATCTATCAAATTTTTGATAAGAAATTGCGGAGCCAAAATTAATATTTATTTCTTTCCCTCTCTGCTTGACCATTTCATCTACCAAATACAACATTTCGATATTGATTTTAATCCCTAACCTCGTTCTCCACTTGGCTAAGCCATAAAACCAGTTACTGTTTCTACCTGAAATAAATGTAGGAATAATATCTCTTTTATAGGATCTAGCTTTACGAATAAATGTCTTTTTCCATTCTAAATCCACAATACCTCCACTCTGCTTCCGGCTAACTAATCCAGCTGGAAAAAACAAAGTAATCACATCACTTTCGAAAGCATGGTCAATGATACGGGCATTCTCCATATTACTCCCATGTTTATTAATGGGAACAAATAGCTCCTTCAAATTTGGAAGATTCATTAAGATATCATTGACAGGAAACTGTATATCCTGACGTAATTGTCCAATCACATACATCAATGCAATACCATCCATCCCTCCCAAAGGATGATTCGATGCTATAATCACTCTATCTTCTTTGCCAATATTTTCTAGACCTTGCCAAGTTACCGTTATCCCAAAATCATCAAGAATAGCTTTTACAAAATCTAAACCATACAGCTCTTTATTTCTATGTAGAAAACTATTAATAAAGTCTTGATGAATAATCCTTTTCAAATAAGATATGACAAAAGAAGGTAACCATTTTAACAATTTCTCATTCTTACTGGCCATCACTTTCTCCACATCAATCACCTTATCTATTTTACTAGACTCTTCTATCATCCTATACGAATTTATGGATTTCTTATATACCTGAATTCTGCAAATTTACTCATTTCTTAGAATCTAATCTAATTTATATTATTCCAACAAAATTCCACTTTTCTCACCCTCCATATTTTCGATCACTCATCAGGACAAGTGGGAAGGATTTCATTTTCCAAAAAAAAAGTAATTTCACATCTAACCATTCATCCACCTCACCTTCCTATAAAGCTGAATACATATAACTTACACACAATAACAACCATATAAATACTTTCATAAATAAAAACACTACCAATAATTAACAATTCGAAAAAGTTATAAACACACCCACTTTTTACCACCACAGCTAAAACACCCTATCTTATTGATATTTAGGTTTTTATATCACTTTGAAAAATATATTAGAAATTTTACCGTAACATTTTATCAACAAGAACGTAAAATGTGGGATAATGTGGTAAAATAACTGTATTTTTACACTCAATTTTAGCAAGTAATAATGATAAATCTGATAGGGTCATACGAGGTTAAAGCAGACACAAAAGGTCGTGTGATGATTCCTGCAGGTTTAAAAAAACAAGTTCAACCTATTCTGAATGAAGGTTTTATTTTAAAAAGAAGCATATTTCAAAACTGCCTGGAGCTTTACCCCATGAGTGAATGGAATAAAGAAGCAGAAGGCCTATCAAAATTGAATCGCTTTGTAAAAGAAAATAATGATTTCATCAGGGCTTTTATGGCTGGCGTTCGTTCGGTAGAAGTAGATTCTACTGGGAGAATTCAAATCCCTAAGGATTTGGTTAAATATGCCAACATCAAAAAGAACCTGGTTATCTCTTCTTCTGTGAACAGAATGGAAATCTGGGACAAAGACACTTACGAAGGTGTTTTAAGCAGCCCAGACATGGACTTTGGTTCGCTTGCTGAAAAGGTGATGGGGAATATTCCTCATGACAATGAGTAAGTAAAAAATTATGTACCATTTGCCCGTTTTATTGAATGAATGTATTGAAGGACTAAACATTAACCCCAATGGGATTTATGTGGACGTAACTTTTGGTGGCGGTGGTCACAGTAAAAAGATTTTAGAACATTTAGAGGACGGCCACTTATATGCATTCGACCAAGATGAAGATGCAAAAAGAAACATCCCAAACGATTCTAGGTTCACCCTTATTCATGAAAACTTCCGCTTTTTAAAGAACTTCCTTCGCCTTCACCGAGTAAAAAAAATTGATGGATTATTAGCTGACCTAGGCGTTTCTAGCCATCAGTTCGATACTCCTGAGAGAGGTTTTAGCACTCGCTTCGATGGTCCTATCGACGGCCGAATGGACCAAAGGGGCAGCATTACTGGAAGTCATATCCTAAACACTTACGAATTACACGACCTCACCAATATGTTCCGCCTTTATGGGGAATTAAAGAATGCCTATAAAATCAGC is a window of Lentimicrobium sp. L6 DNA encoding:
- the yihA gene encoding ribosome biogenesis GTP-binding protein YihA/YsxC; this encodes MIVNSAEFLKSSTGVSHCPPDQKPEYAFIGRSNVGKSSLINKLCNKSKLAKTSSTPGKTQLINHFLVNENWYLVDLPGYGFAKMPIAVRKKMEAMISEYLLGRKNLMNIYVLIDSRHQPLAIDMEFMEQLAENQLAFSIIFTKADKSKKRKLEDNIAKYKSKLSEAWEVLPPMFLTSSESGLGADLILKDIESINTLFHVD
- a CDS encoding GNAT family N-acetyltransferase; protein product: MKTIIPKVDRALIDAELTADKYLADTNNGGNQIYVFTAHDSPHLMREVGRLREITFRDAGGGTGCELDVDEYDTLEKPFQQLIVWNPEDKEIVGGYRFIHGRDIEVNGTDVKSATSHLYRFSQQFIDDFLPHSIELGRSFVQPNYQPTFNLKKGLYSLDNLWDGIGAMVVGTPGVKYLFGKMTMYTDYDKEARDILLYFFYNFFPDKDKLLVAHAPLALEASEEELEAIFIGNTFEENYKILVKNLRSRKENIPPLFNAYLNLSPTMRTFGTAVNDEFGYVEETGMMITVDDLYEKKKKRYLQSYIAKISHNIKAMRRNRI
- a CDS encoding 1-acyl-sn-glycerol-3-phosphate acyltransferase — encoded protein: MIEESSKIDKVIDVEKVMASKNEKLLKWLPSFVISYLKRIIHQDFINSFLHRNKELYGLDFVKAILDDFGITVTWQGLENIGKEDRVIIASNHPLGGMDGIALMYVIGQLRQDIQFPVNDILMNLPNLKELFVPINKHGSNMENARIIDHAFESDVITLFFPAGLVSRKQSGGIVDLEWKKTFIRKARSYKRDIIPTFISGRNSNWFYGLAKWRTRLGIKINIEMLYLVDEMVKQRGKEININFGSAISYQKFDRSKSDIEWAKEVKEVVYSMQNKKR
- the mraZ gene encoding division/cell wall cluster transcriptional repressor MraZ; this encodes MINLIGSYEVKADTKGRVMIPAGLKKQVQPILNEGFILKRSIFQNCLELYPMSEWNKEAEGLSKLNRFVKENNDFIRAFMAGVRSVEVDSTGRIQIPKDLVKYANIKKNLVISSSVNRMEIWDKDTYEGVLSSPDMDFGSLAEKVMGNIPHDNE
- the rsmH gene encoding 16S rRNA (cytosine(1402)-N(4))-methyltransferase RsmH → MYHLPVLLNECIEGLNINPNGIYVDVTFGGGGHSKKILEHLEDGHLYAFDQDEDAKRNIPNDSRFTLIHENFRFLKNFLRLHRVKKIDGLLADLGVSSHQFDTPERGFSTRFDGPIDGRMDQRGSITGSHILNTYELHDLTNMFRLYGELKNAYKISHHIIAVRETNPFESIQGLKDSLLPLAPKFRENKFYAQVFQALRIEVNQELEAFKDMLNQCTQIMNPDGRLVILSYHSLEDRIAKNFIKTGNVQGDLEKDFYGKILNEWTAVNRKPIMADEEEIEINSRARSARLRVAKKIDK